CGCGGCTGCCGCGATCGCGGCAAACAGGAACACCGAACCGTAACCGAACTCGCCGGCGATATACCCCGCCAACGGCCCGGTAATGCCGAGCGACAGATCCAGAAACACCGAGTACGCGGACAGTGCCGCGCCGCGGCTCGCCGGCGGCACGAGCCCGACCGCCTCGACGCCGAGCGCCGGAAACACCAGCGCGAAGCCGAAGCCGGTCAGCGCCGCGCCAGCGAGCGCGACAGGCGGCTCGGGCGCGAGCCACAGCATCAACAGACCCGCGCATTCGAACGAGAACGACACGATCGCGACGCGAAACCCGCCGTAGGCTTTGATCGTGTTCGCGAACAGCAGGCGTGCGCCGATGAACAGCGTGCCGAACAGCGTCAGCGACAGCGCCGCGTTCGGCCAGTGCTTCGCCGCGTAGAACAGCGTGATGAAGGTCGCGATCGAGCCGAAGCCGGCCGAGCCGAGCGCGAGACCCATGCCGTGCGGCAGCACGCGCGTGAGCACGCTGCGATACGACATCCGCTCGCCGTGCACCACCGGCACCGGCGCGATCAGACGCGCGAGGTAGTAGCCGAGCGCTGCGAGCGCGATCACCAGAATGCCGAGCGCGGTAAAGCCGATCGAGTGCGAGATCGCCACGCCGAGCGGTGCGCCGATCGCGAGTGCGCCGT
Above is a window of Paraburkholderia sprentiae WSM5005 DNA encoding:
- a CDS encoding MFS transporter; its protein translation is MSTDSAPAPARSEFATTLHIIPVVFFTFLCYLTIGIPLAVLPGYVHADLGYSAVLAGAAISVQYLATLASRPLAGRSADTLGPKRTVSIGLLGCGASGVLLLLAALTRHWPVLSLALLVCSRLVLGFGESLCGTGAILWGIGRVGTSNNARVISWNGIATYGALAIGAPLGVAISHSIGFTALGILVIALAALGYYLARLIAPVPVVHGERMSYRSVLTRVLPHGMGLALGSAGFGSIATFITLFYAAKHWPNAALSLTLFGTLFIGARLLFANTIKAYGGFRVAIVSFSFECAGLLMLWLAPEPPVALAGAALTGFGFALVFPALGVEAVGLVPPASRGAALSAYSVFLDLSLGITGPLAGYIAGEFGYGSVFLFAAIAAAAAVVLSTVLYLRNAKPTSLSTAQ